A section of the Rhizomicrobium sp. genome encodes:
- a CDS encoding SDR family NAD(P)-dependent oxidoreductase, with translation MTKPLENKIALVTGASRGIGYFAALALAKAGAHVIALARTTGGLEDLDDAIQKAGGSATLVPLNLRDFTALDRLGQSIHERWGRLDAFLANAGTLGVLTPLSHLEPKVFQELVETNVIANWRLIRSLDPLLRASDAGRALFVSSGAARKHTPFWGGYAMAKAAVESLALTYAAECATTKVKVNLLNPGAMRTAMRAKAMPGEDPDSLPRPDAVAPLIVELLSPSNAKNGELVAFRA, from the coding sequence ATGACCAAGCCTCTCGAAAACAAGATCGCCCTCGTCACCGGCGCCTCGCGCGGGATCGGGTATTTCGCGGCCCTGGCGCTGGCCAAGGCGGGCGCCCATGTCATCGCGCTCGCCCGCACCACCGGCGGGCTGGAGGACCTCGACGACGCGATCCAGAAGGCCGGCGGCTCGGCGACCCTGGTGCCGCTCAACCTGCGCGACTTCACCGCGCTCGACCGCCTCGGCCAGTCGATCCATGAGCGCTGGGGCCGGCTCGACGCCTTTCTCGCCAATGCCGGCACGCTCGGCGTGCTGACGCCGCTGTCGCATCTGGAGCCCAAAGTGTTCCAGGAACTGGTCGAGACGAACGTCATCGCCAATTGGCGGCTGATCCGCTCGCTCGATCCGCTCTTGCGCGCCTCCGATGCCGGGCGCGCGCTGTTCGTCTCCTCCGGCGCGGCGCGCAAGCACACGCCGTTCTGGGGCGGCTATGCGATGGCGAAGGCGGCGGTGGAATCGCTCGCGCTCACCTATGCCGCCGAATGCGCGACGACGAAGGTGAAAGTGAACCTGCTCAATCCCGGTGCGATGCGCACCGCGATGCGCGCCAAGGCGATGCCGGGCGAGGATCCCGATTCGCTGCCGCGGCCGGATGCGGTGGCGCCGCTCATCGTCGAACTCCTGTCGCCGTCGAACGCGAAGAACGGCGAGCTCGTGGCGTTCCGTGCCTAA
- the der gene encoding ribosome biogenesis GTPase Der, translating to MSFTLAIIGRPNVGKSTLFNKLVGRKLALTHDTPGVTRDRREADASLGALAFRVIDTAGFEDEAPETLAGRMTAQSQAAIADADATLFVIDAKAGVTTGDEAVAQALRKSGKPVILVANKCESHASDDGYNEAYALGFGEPVAVSAEHTLGFGALEEALSQYIAPTLYPEDGEEDAPDEETDDEALARPIRLAIVGRPNVGKSSLFNRLLGEERTLTGPEAGITRDAIAAAWHADGRDFVLHDTAGLRRKARTAGHTLEEMSVASTLDAIRFADCVIVLLDATQAFEKQDLTIADLIEREGRAVVFVANKWDLIENRAGAVGDLRDRLDHSLPQLTGAPLVGISALTGEGLDRIVPAVIESYTAWTKRISTSALNRFLEKALERHAPPAISGRRVRIRYMTQVKARPPTFALFGNQLKSLPEDYIRYLTNGLREGFGLKGTALRFLMRGGKNPYAED from the coding sequence ATGTCCTTCACCCTCGCCATCATCGGCCGGCCGAATGTCGGCAAGTCGACGCTGTTCAACAAGCTCGTGGGCCGCAAGCTCGCGCTGACGCACGACACGCCGGGCGTGACGCGCGACCGCCGCGAGGCCGACGCGTCGCTGGGCGCGCTCGCCTTCCGCGTCATCGACACCGCCGGCTTCGAGGACGAGGCGCCGGAGACCCTGGCCGGGCGCATGACCGCCCAGAGCCAGGCCGCGATCGCCGACGCCGACGCGACGCTGTTCGTGATCGACGCCAAGGCCGGCGTGACCACCGGCGACGAAGCCGTCGCCCAGGCGCTGCGCAAATCCGGCAAGCCGGTGATCCTGGTCGCCAACAAATGCGAGAGCCACGCCAGCGACGACGGCTACAACGAGGCCTATGCCCTCGGCTTCGGCGAGCCGGTCGCGGTCTCCGCCGAGCACACGCTCGGCTTCGGCGCGCTGGAGGAAGCGCTGTCGCAATATATCGCGCCCACCCTCTATCCCGAGGACGGCGAGGAAGACGCGCCCGACGAAGAGACCGACGACGAAGCCCTGGCGCGGCCGATCCGTCTTGCCATCGTGGGCCGGCCCAACGTCGGCAAGTCGAGCCTGTTCAACCGCCTTCTCGGCGAGGAGCGCACGCTCACCGGGCCCGAGGCCGGGATCACCCGCGACGCCATCGCCGCGGCCTGGCACGCCGACGGCCGCGACTTCGTGCTGCACGACACGGCGGGACTGCGGCGCAAGGCGCGCACCGCCGGGCACACGCTGGAGGAGATGTCGGTGGCGTCGACGCTCGACGCCATCCGCTTCGCCGATTGCGTGATCGTGCTCCTGGACGCGACCCAGGCCTTCGAGAAGCAGGACCTCACCATCGCCGATCTCATCGAGCGCGAGGGCCGCGCCGTGGTCTTCGTGGCGAACAAATGGGACCTGATCGAGAACCGCGCCGGCGCGGTCGGCGATCTGCGCGACCGCCTCGACCATTCGCTGCCGCAGCTCACCGGCGCGCCGCTGGTCGGCATTTCGGCGCTCACCGGCGAGGGCCTCGACCGCATCGTGCCGGCGGTGATCGAATCCTACACCGCCTGGACCAAGCGCATCAGCACCTCGGCGCTGAACCGCTTCCTGGAGAAGGCCCTGGAGCGCCACGCCCCGCCGGCGATCAGCGGCCGCCGCGTGCGCATCCGCTACATGACCCAGGTCAAGGCGCGGCCGCCGACCTTCGCCCTCTTCGGCAACCAGCTGAAGTCGCTGCCGGAGGACTACATCCGCTACCTGACCAACGGGTTGCGCGAGGGGTTCGGCCTCAAAGGCACGGCACTGCGGTTCCTGATGCGCGGCGGGAAGAATCCGTACGCGGAGGATTAG